A single region of the Nicotiana sylvestris chromosome 6, ASM39365v2, whole genome shotgun sequence genome encodes:
- the LOC104244099 gene encoding cytochrome P450 734A1-like: MEKEVFFKILGFSFLVSIIMIRVVAYLWLRPRKIEEHFAKQGIRGPPYKFFIGNAKEIVSLMLKASSQTMPYSSHNILPRVLSFYHHWKKIYGATFLVWFGPTPRLAVADPDLIREIFTTKSEFYEKNEAHPLIRQLEGDGLLSLKGEKWAHHRKIITPTFHMENLKLLIPGAASKVIEMLEKLTQNSKNGGIEIEVSEWFQTLTEDIVAQTAFGRSYEQGKAIFRLQAQQMVLASEAFQKVFIPGYRFLPTRRNIKSWKLDTEIKKSLMKLIQERTEDWGKEMQENGPKDLLGLMIQASMKESSLSSSINSPLNHNSAINSSMITANDIAEECKTFFFAGEQTTSNLLTWTTVLLAMHPQWQDLARDEVIKVCGSRDIPSKDDLAKLKMLSMILNESLRLYPPIVATIRRAKADVDLGGCKIPLGTEVLIPILAVHHDQAIWGNDANEFNPARFSEGVARAAKHPVAYIPFGLGVRQCIGQNLAILQTKLTLAIILQRFTLRLSPQYKHAPTVLMLLHPQYGAPIIFQQRLSNPTIVKSS, from the exons ATGGAGAAAGAAGTATTTTTCAAGATTCTTGGATTTTCATTCTTGGTTTCAATTATTATGATAAGGGTTGTGGCTTATTTATGGTTAAGGCCAAGAAAAATTGAAGAACATTTTGCCAAACAAGGCATTAGAGGACCTCCTTATAAATTCTTCATTGGAAATGCTAAGGAAATTGTTAGTCTTATGTTAAAGGCTTCTTCTCAAACTATGCCTTATTCTTCTCATAATATTCTTCCTAGAGTTCTCTCCTTCTACCATCATTGGAAGAAAATTTATG GTGCAACATTTCTAGTGTGGTTTGGACCAACACCACGTTTGGCTGTAGCTGATCCTGATCTTATTAGAGAAATTTTTACTACAAAATCTGAATTTTATGAGAAAAATGAAGCTCACCCTTTAATTAGACAACTTGAAGGAGATGGTTTACTTAGTCTCAAAGGTGAAAAATGGGCTCATCATAGGAAAATTATTACCCCTACCTTCCATATGGAAAATCTCAAA TTGTTAATACCAGGGGCAGCTAGCAAAGTAATTGAAATGTTGGAGAAATTGACACAAAATTCAAAGAATGGAGGAATAGAAATTGAAGTATCAGAATGGTTTCAAACTTTAACAGAAGATATTGTAGCACAAACAGCTTTTGGTCGTAGCTATGAACAAGGAAAAGCTATTTTTAGGTTACAAGCTCAACAAATGGTCCTAGCTTCTGAAGCATTTCAAAAAGTCTTCATACCTGGCTACAG GTTTCTACCCACGAGACGAAACATCAAATCGTGGAAACTGGACACGGAGATTAAGAAATCGTTAATGAAATTGATACAAGAAAGGACAGAGGATTGGGGAAAAGAAATGCAAGAAAATGGGCCAAAAGATTTATTAGGCCTAATGATACAAGCAAGCATGAAGGaatcatcattatcatcatctaTTAACAGTCCTCTTAATCATAATTCTGCAATTAATTCCTCTATGATTACTGCAAATGATATTGCTGAGGAATGCAAGACTTTCTTCTTTGCTGGTGAACAAACGACGTCGAATTTGCTGACGTGGACGACCGTTTTGCTAGCTATGCATCCACAGTGGCAGGACTTAGCACGTGACGAAGTGATCAAGGTGTGCGGCTCACGTGACATACCTTCCAAAGATGATCTTGCCAAGCTTAAGATG CTGAGCATGATACTCAATGAATCCTTGCGTCTTTACCCTCCGATCGTTGCAACGATCAGACGAGCAAAGGCTGATGTGGATCTTGGCGGTTGCAAAATTCCCCTAGGGACCGAAGTCTTGATCCCAATTCTAGCAGTTCACCACGATCAAGCGATTTGGGGTAATGACGCGAATGAATTTAATCCTGCTCGATTTTCTGAGGGAGTAGCGCGAGCCGCTAAGCATCCTGTGGCGTACATTCCCTTTGGGCTCGGAGTACGCCAGTGCATAGGTCAAAACTTGGCGATCTTGCAGACCAAGTTAACTTTAGCGATTATACTCCAACGGTTCACGTTACGATTATCTCCACAATATAAACATGCTCCAACAGTTTTG